Proteins encoded within one genomic window of Geotalea daltonii FRC-32:
- the tyrS gene encoding tyrosine--tRNA ligase, translating into MTVAEQMEIIKRGAVEILLEKELVEKLEKSSATGVPLRVKAGFDPTAPDLHLGHTVLLHKLRQFQQLGHEIYFLIGDFTGMIGDPTGKSETRKVLSREDVLKNAETYKEQVFKILDPEKTKVVFNSEWLAKLSASDMIGLASKYTVARMLEREDFNNRFSNQQPISIHEFMYPLIQGYDSVALKADVELGGTDQKFNLLVGRELQREWGQSPQTVITMPLLEGLDGVNKMSKSLGNYIGINEPADEIFGKIMSVSDELMLRYYELLSDMSMAALQQLKVDLKSGTVHPMEAKKRLGREMVARFHGQEAAAEAEESFVKRFRDNQTPDDMPEIQMAAGDGKILLARLLAEAGLVKSNSEGRRSIQGGGVKVDGEKINDENLEIPSAGQVILQVGKRRFAKVAFI; encoded by the coding sequence GCTGGTCGAGAAGCTGGAGAAATCATCTGCGACCGGCGTTCCTTTAAGAGTCAAGGCTGGTTTTGATCCCACCGCCCCTGATCTTCACCTGGGCCATACCGTTTTGCTCCATAAACTGCGTCAGTTTCAGCAGTTGGGGCACGAAATATACTTTCTCATCGGCGATTTTACCGGCATGATAGGTGACCCGACGGGAAAATCGGAAACGCGGAAAGTTCTCTCCAGGGAAGATGTCCTGAAAAACGCCGAGACCTACAAGGAGCAGGTGTTTAAGATCCTTGACCCGGAAAAGACAAAAGTGGTCTTTAATTCAGAATGGCTCGCCAAACTTTCTGCTTCAGATATGATTGGCCTTGCATCCAAATACACCGTTGCCCGGATGCTGGAGCGGGAGGACTTTAATAACCGCTTCTCAAACCAACAACCCATCAGTATCCATGAGTTCATGTATCCTCTTATTCAGGGATATGACTCCGTTGCCTTGAAAGCCGATGTTGAGCTGGGAGGCACCGATCAGAAATTCAACCTTCTTGTGGGGCGAGAACTGCAGCGGGAGTGGGGACAGTCTCCGCAAACTGTTATCACGATGCCTCTCCTAGAGGGGCTTGATGGCGTTAACAAAATGTCGAAGTCCCTGGGTAATTATATCGGCATTAATGAACCTGCCGATGAGATTTTCGGCAAGATCATGTCCGTATCGGATGAATTGATGCTTCGTTACTATGAATTATTGAGCGATATGAGCATGGCAGCACTACAACAGTTGAAGGTAGACCTTAAATCGGGTACGGTGCACCCCATGGAGGCAAAAAAACGGCTCGGACGTGAAATGGTGGCAAGATTCCATGGCCAGGAAGCTGCGGCCGAAGCAGAAGAAAGCTTCGTCAAGCGCTTCAGGGATAATCAGACACCCGATGATATGCCGGAGATTCAAATGGCTGCAGGCGATGGGAAAATATTGTTGGCAAGGCTCTTGGCAGAGGCTGGCTTGGTTAAATCCAATAGCGAGGGGCGTCGGTCCATCCAAGGTGGTGGGGTCAAGGTTGATGGCGAGAAGATTAATGATGAAAACTTGGAAATACCTTCTGCCGGCCAAGTGATTCTTCAGGTAGGTAAGAGACGTTTTGCCAAGGTGGCTTTTATTTAA